A genomic window from Pseudomonadota bacterium includes:
- a CDS encoding uracil-DNA glycosylase yields the protein MATMQACLSHLQWLIEAGADEAIGERPHNRYAERAVEVEAPGQTSEPQAPPAHGPAQKPRTPLALAFETSSARSLADAAKNLAELREALLLFNGCALKETANLVFADGNPTAKVMLIGEAPGAEEDRLGLPFVGASGKLLDRMLAAIGLDRTSVYISNVLFWRPPGNRQPTPPEISACLPFVERHIELVDPEILVLLGGVAAKTLLARNEGIMKLRGTWHDYESVGMSRPIPAIATFHPAYLLRTPIQKRAVWADLLAVQAKLKASR from the coding sequence ATGGCCACCATGCAGGCTTGTCTTTCCCACCTTCAGTGGCTGATCGAAGCGGGCGCCGACGAGGCGATCGGCGAGAGGCCGCACAACCGCTATGCGGAACGCGCGGTCGAGGTCGAGGCGCCCGGGCAGACGTCGGAGCCGCAAGCACCGCCCGCGCACGGACCGGCGCAAAAACCAAGAACGCCTCTCGCCCTCGCCTTCGAAACGTCGAGCGCGCGAAGCCTGGCCGACGCGGCAAAAAACCTGGCCGAGCTTCGCGAGGCGTTGCTGCTTTTCAACGGCTGCGCGCTCAAGGAGACGGCAAATCTCGTTTTCGCGGACGGCAACCCGACCGCGAAGGTTATGCTGATCGGCGAAGCGCCCGGCGCCGAAGAAGACCGGCTTGGCCTTCCCTTCGTGGGGGCCAGCGGCAAGTTGCTTGACCGGATGCTGGCGGCGATCGGGCTGGATCGAACCTCCGTCTATATCTCGAACGTCCTTTTTTGGCGCCCGCCCGGCAACCGGCAACCGACGCCCCCGGAGATTTCGGCCTGTCTGCCCTTCGTCGAGCGGCACATCGAACTGGTTGACCCCGAAATCCTCGTTCTCCTCGGCGGGGTGGCGGCAAAAACCCTGTTGGCACGGAACGAGGGGATCATGAAGCTGCGGGGCACCTGGCACGACTATGAAAGCGTCGGCATGAGCCGTCCCATTCCGGCGATCGCGACCTTCCACCCCGCCTACCTTCTGCGCACGCCGATTCAGAAGCGCGCCGTTTGGGCCGACCTTCTCGCCGTCCAGGCGAAACTCAAGGCAAGCCGTTAG
- a CDS encoding lytic transglycosylase domain-containing protein, giving the protein MFPRSALPKTKREPASAERITCLLAGFLLALILAGAGKALAIPSETDTGQFLTAPLENLVPPVLTDHDRELYREAFALQEDGKWPAADRRIRQIQNRLLVGHLLAQRYLHPTAYRSNYRELQGWMDTYADHPDAARIYRLALHRKPRDARPPRPPVGTYITGLERVAEAAAMLRPASPEARQALHKLQATVRNHLRKGKPERAERALLDKAASRHVGTAAYDGLKADVAAGYFGKGEDEEAYTLAFASAARSGRAVPKAHWMAGLAAWRLKRPDAAGAHFEALAELEGAAAAWKAAGAYWAARNALVNRRPQNVSHWLELAAEYPQTFYGILARRALGRKANYTWNLPSLSEEDVRRIAATARGARALALLEVDQSYRAERELRGVAAEPELAEPVFALATHFQLPSLSVRLAGLFGNNAERLGGTYPIPPWVPTEGFLVDRALLYAIMHQESTFNVRAKSPAGAHGLMQLLPQTANLMVDGQPFRGTQRAQLFEPELNLSIAQKYILRLLRHAKVGGNLFLLTAAYNAGENRVARWQRNLSYDNDALLFLESIPANETRIFVKRVFRNLWIYQERLGKPTPTLDALLGGEWPIYVASNPLQEGRAFKEETEVAKYGD; this is encoded by the coding sequence ATGTTCCCCCGGTCGGCCCTGCCAAAAACAAAGAGAGAACCCGCGTCGGCGGAAAGAATTACCTGCCTTCTTGCCGGTTTTCTGCTTGCCCTCATCCTGGCCGGGGCGGGAAAGGCTTTGGCCATCCCTTCCGAAACGGACACCGGTCAATTTTTGACCGCCCCCTTGGAAAACCTGGTTCCGCCTGTCCTTACGGACCACGACCGCGAACTTTACCGGGAAGCCTTCGCCCTTCAGGAAGACGGGAAATGGCCGGCCGCCGATCGCCGCATCCGGCAGATCCAAAACCGGCTCCTGGTCGGGCACCTCCTGGCCCAACGCTACCTTCATCCGACGGCCTACCGCTCGAACTACCGAGAACTGCAAGGGTGGATGGACACCTACGCCGATCATCCGGACGCCGCGCGCATCTATCGGCTTGCCCTTCACCGGAAGCCGCGGGATGCCCGCCCGCCGAGGCCGCCCGTCGGCACCTACATCACCGGTCTCGAGCGGGTGGCCGAGGCGGCGGCGATGCTGCGACCCGCTTCGCCGGAAGCCCGGCAGGCGTTGCACAAGCTTCAGGCAACGGTCCGCAACCATCTGCGCAAGGGGAAACCCGAACGCGCCGAGCGGGCCCTTCTGGATAAGGCCGCCAGCCGGCACGTGGGAACGGCCGCCTATGACGGTCTTAAGGCCGATGTCGCCGCCGGCTATTTCGGCAAGGGCGAGGACGAAGAAGCTTACACTCTAGCCTTTGCAAGCGCGGCGCGTTCGGGTAGGGCGGTACCGAAGGCACATTGGATGGCCGGCCTGGCCGCCTGGCGGCTCAAGCGGCCGGACGCGGCGGGCGCCCATTTCGAGGCGCTGGCCGAGCTGGAAGGGGCCGCCGCCGCCTGGAAAGCGGCTGGCGCCTATTGGGCGGCGCGCAACGCATTGGTCAACCGCCGGCCGCAGAACGTCAGCCACTGGCTTGAACTGGCGGCGGAATACCCGCAGACCTTCTACGGCATCCTGGCCCGCCGGGCGCTCGGGCGGAAGGCGAACTACACGTGGAACTTGCCCAGCCTAAGCGAGGAAGACGTCCGCCGCATCGCGGCGACGGCGCGCGGGGCGCGCGCGCTTGCCCTGCTCGAAGTGGACCAGTCCTACCGGGCGGAGCGGGAACTACGCGGCGTTGCCGCCGAACCCGAACTGGCGGAGCCCGTGTTCGCCCTGGCGACGCACTTCCAGCTTCCGTCTCTTTCCGTTCGCCTCGCGGGGCTGTTCGGCAACAACGCGGAGCGTCTCGGGGGCACCTACCCGATCCCGCCATGGGTGCCGACCGAAGGTTTCCTCGTCGATCGCGCCCTTCTCTATGCCATCATGCATCAGGAATCGACGTTCAACGTGCGGGCAAAAAGCCCGGCTGGCGCCCATGGGCTCATGCAATTGCTGCCGCAGACGGCGAACCTCATGGTGGACGGCCAGCCGTTCCGCGGGACGCAGCGCGCCCAGCTTTTCGAGCCGGAGCTCAACCTTTCGATCGCCCAGAAATACATCCTGCGCCTTCTCCGGCACGCGAAGGTGGGGGGCAACCTCTTTCTGCTGACGGCGGCCTACAACGCGGGCGAGAACCGGGTCGCAAGATGGCAGCGCAATCTGTCTTACGACAACGACGCCCTTCTTTTCCTCGAGAGCATCCCTGCGAACGAAACGCGCATCTTCGTGAAGCGCGTCTTT